The sequence GTAGGTTCCGTGCGAAGAGGAAGCGGCAATTGTCTCGCGAGAGTTTGACAATGCCGACCAACGGAAGTTAGTCCATCACTTTTCATCTGTCCGACAAGAAGGACGTTAAACACCGGTTATGTGGAACAATAAGCAGCGGTGTGAACGTAGTCAAGCCAAATAAATGTTAACTGAGTTGATATATTCTGCTCATGTTTAACAGTTTCACACAGAATATAGTcgatatatatatctataagATATATAATCTTGTTCACAAACGCAAGGGCACTTTTTTGCAGTGGCGCCCAGGCGGAACTTtgcattttgtagtttttttgtgttCCCCTGCATAAGTTGACACAATGGCGGAGGGAACCGCAACTGCAGTTGGAGCTGGTCCCGATGTAAACACAGCCGGAAACCCGACAGAAATCGCCATGGCGTATTTACAAGATGAGGTGATATTTGCTTCTTTCAGTTGGTGTGAGAATCTAAACGTTTAACGCATTATGCGCTCTTGGATTCCTGTCAGTTAATGTTGTTCAGTTAGCATTCACAACAGGAGGCATTATGACTGAACGGTAGATTTCGTTCACTGAAATGTACCTCTCCAGACGAACAGCTATTGTATGAATTAAAAAGTTGTGACGATACACATAATGTTACAAAATGTAGTATTTTGACGTGGTGTACTGACGTTGATAATATAGCCGTTAGCATCTTGCGGAAAACACCTGTGGAAACAAAGCGTCAGCGTAACCtgtattgtgttattttgtcttCAGTGAGTTAGTGAACTGACAGCCAAGTCATCAATCAGGTGTAAATGTCAAACACACCTATGAGTTATTTTGGTTTTCTCTTAGAAGACTGATGGAGACGTCACGAACCTCAACCTCGGAGAACTGGACCTCACCACTGATGAGTTTATCTTGGACGAAGTGGACAGTAAGAGACGTTTGTCATGAAAAGGCCTCAGACTGTAACCAGGGCACTGATGGATGGAgtcctgttgttttgtgttgatactgttcaaacaaacagatcATCAGTACAACAGAATACTGCGATTAGGACTTCACCACAGCAGAGTTTTAGTTGCCACATGCAAACgctcttcctctgtgtcccCTGCAGTTCACATCCAGGCCAATCTGGAAGATGACCTTGTGAAGGAGGCGCTCAAAACGGTGAGGACATCGTGACACTGATGTTTGATTGGCAGCTTGGACATGGAGGTCTGACAGAGCAATAGAGGCTCAATATTAGCCATTATGGTAATGAAGACAAGCACCCGCTGCTCAAACCCTCAACCCCAGGCTGCAGGAACGAGTTCCTGCCAAGTGAGGACTGCAGATGACTTGACACTATGACACTGCGAGCTACAGGCTTTGCAGTGTAAAAAAACCCAGTTGCCAAGAGAAAGTAatgagaatgtgtgtatgtgtaatttatctaaatgacattttatttttacacaggCTGATTCCTCCATACTGGAGTAATTGatgtttaaagatgtttttttccccattgaCTACAATGGTCAAGATGAGAATTCAACATATCAGTACAGTTCAGCACTTTTTACGTTTCACCTTCCGTGAtctaatttttttcttgaagtCTGGGGATTTATTAAGTCAGAATTTGCAGTATCTCTTTATTCTGTTTACAATGAAACATTCTGATGCACTGtggactgtctgtctgtgtggaggaCAGTATGAGGACACCATGTGACAGGTTTGGTGTcagctgaacatttctgctctgATCGATCGACATTTTGCTGACTGTTTCGTTTAGAGGAAGTTTCCATCTGTTTTCAGGGCGTTGACCTCCGTCAGTACTCCAAACAGGTggagtcagagctgcagaggattGAACAGGCCTCCATCAAAGACTGTATCCTTCCTGCTCAAAGTCTGTAAGAagacatgtgagtgtgtgagcagcttTTGCTTTACTCACTTTCCTTAATGTGAAGTTGGAGTTCATTTAAGTTTAATGTTATTGAAGGGTCTATTGAGGTCTTGGTATCGACACCTGTCTGTACAGGTGTTATCATTCAGTGCAGTGTGATCCTGTCAGCAAGCACATCTgcccatcagccacaacatgagCACCGCTGACAcgtgaagtgaataacatgaATCATGTGTTTACGAGGCAAcgttctgcagggaaacctcGGGTTCTGGTCATCTGGATGTTCTGTggcacacacaccacccacccaaacactgcagaccaaacacACGCGCCCCCCAACACTCAGACAATCTCTGTTTGCTTTCCTGACTGCTCATCTGTCAGACATCAAGGAGAGTCAGAACATTGCTCTCCTGCACAACCAGATCACCGCCTGTGACTCCATACTGGAGGTAAGATGTCACCCTCGACCTACAGTCCACTGTGGGAAGTCAGGAAGGCTTCTGAAGAATGCAGAACAGCAGATGGTCTCCCTTCATGTCCTcgtctctgttttctgtgtctccCTGTCAGCTGGTTGCTGTTTCCCCTTACAGAATTAAATGAACTTGTTGTCTGTGTTCTTCCCCCAACAAGATAGTAATGAACCTGAATAATGCTTTCCGTGTGTCCGTTTGCTCCTTCAGCGGATGGAGGGCATGCTGAGCGGCTTCCAGAGCGACCTGTCGTCCATCAGCAGCGAGATccagactctgcagcagcagtcgGTCAGCATGAACGTGCGGCTGAAGAACAGGCAGGCGGTTCGCAGCCACCTCAGCCAGCTGGTGGACGAGCTGGTGGTGCCCGGAGCCATGATCTCGTAAGTGACAGCGGGTGAAATGTGCCGTGAGACTTGTGAGAGCGTTTTGTCTGACGCCGTCCCGTGTCGCCGTCACAGCACCATCCTGGACAGTCCGGTGACAGAGCAGGAGTTTTTGGAGCAGCTGCACGAACTCAACAACAAGATCAACTTCGCCAAAGAACTGAGCTTCAGAGAGACGCTGGCCTGCTCCGACATCCAGGACATCGTGGACCGCCTCAAGCTCAAGGTGGGACAGACTTGACATGAGTTTTCCACGTTTATTTGAATTGATTGGCTCGTGCTCCAACTACtgattattatcattgttagaTTCATCCCCTGATTATTTTCGTGATTAATGATTTGGTCTGTAAAACAAGAGTGTACCAATTCTGTAAAGCCAGACGTCGTTTGTAGGCCTCTGCAAAGTTTTAATTTACAGGCATCACTTGAAAGCACCACTTGGGGCCACAGGCATCTGTTGATAGCCCTACCAAATGTCTGGTCTGAAAGGGGGCTTCGTCGAACTTCCTGTCGCTGGGTTGGGGGTCAGAACTGATGGTGAAGTCGAGGTTGAGTTTTCTGATATGTTGACAGCAGGTAGTGGGTTGGTTTCACAGTTGTTATACCCccaataaaacattaaaaatgtccatcacagtATCCTACAGCCCAAAGTGATTtcatcaaatgttgtttttagtcCAGCCAATAGTCAACAAGCTGGAAAACTTCAGTTTACTGCATCATCAATCCAAGACCATTTTCTGAAAATTTGGTTCAGATTTTCACTACATTTGGATGAAAACCTGCCTTATGTGGGTGTTTTTGCTTGAAGGTGAAGTCCAAAACTGtcaattaattgactaattgttgcaTGTCTTGGTTTGTCTCATTTGCTTTTCCCCGTGATGCCTCTGGAACGTTCACTTTCATTGTGCGTTTGGTCCTgacttgttttaatgtttgtcgCTCTCGTCAGGCCGTGTCAAAGATCCGAGAGTTCATTCTTCAGAAGATCTACTCCTTCAGGAAGCCAATGACCAACTACCAGATCCCACAGAACACTCTGCTAAAATACAGGTGAGTCGACGTGTGTCCCAGCTTCTTGTTGGGGATTTTCTTGTTTGGAAAAAGACATCGCGTCACAACTCGGAGTTGAGGTCCGttttctgactgaaaaacaGCTAATGCACTCCATCCCTTGTTTTGTCTCGCCATAGATTTTTCTACCAGTTCCTTCTGGCCAACGAGAGGACGGTGGCGAAGGAGATCAGAGACGAGTACGTGGACACGATGAGCAAGATTTACTACAGTTACTTCAAATCGTACAGCAGCAGGCTGCTCAAAGTGCAGGTCAGGGCATCCACACAGGAACACGCCTGCTCCCACACGGCGTCACAGCTTCATCCTGAGTTACACTTTATCTGTGCTGTTATGTGCCTTCACCAGcaacatgttgtctttgtgtaaGCTGAcatctgtgtgtcctgtgtgcagTATGAGGAGGTGGCAGACAAAGACGACCTGATGGGAGTAGAAGACACAGCCAAGAAAGATATCCTTTAAACTAAGTGTGTGTGCCCTGGATGAGGGGAGGGGGATGCCACCCAGAACGGAAACGCAGGAAACTGACAGTCAGGATGAAAATTAGAAATCAATTCTAAACATCCATTAAAGGAGCATTTCACCCACAGTATCTTCTCACCCCCAttctgagagaaaagaaacagatcCTACATGAAGCAGCTCACCACAAGCTGTGTGGGTTACCTCGAGTGACCGGGTCCTGATTTCTGCTCAGAGACGTTGTAGTCCAGTCTCATGTcgttccattatattcaaaaGAGGCCCGAAGATATCTCCAAAATtgtgcagctcacaccaaaaccatCCAGATGGATAAACTGAGCTACagggaaaaggagaaacagGTAGTTCAGATTCTGGGTTGGACTGTCCCCTTAAATCCAGCAGCTACATTCACAGTTAAAATCAAGAGAATGTGAGCACATTGGCGGCTGTTTTGATCAAACAACctgtgttcagacagacaggcagacacacagcagacagacagacagacagacaggcaggcagacacacagcagacagacagacagacaggcagacacacagtttgAGGTTATCTGGTGAATGACAGAACTGGCTGCTCTCCAAGGAACAACAGCAAAACTGGCAGACgatgaaaacaaatgtctgaAATGTCTTTCACAGGCAGCAGGTACATTCAGTAGGAGCGATCGGTATGTGATTCTACATTAGAGGTGTTTCACATGTGAGGGTGTGTGTTACGCGCATACTGAACAGAAGAACACACTTATCTGATGTGTGCTAATGAGGGTGGTAATTAGGTCCCCTGAAAAGACAAGCCGAGCTGCTCTTTGACTCGCCGCCGCAGGTTTCTTCTCCAAACCGTCTCTGAAGAGCAGGAATACCATCTTCACTCTGGGGCAGAGGGGGGCCATTCTGAGTCCTGCTGAGCTGGAGGGACCCATCCTGGTCCCACATACAGCCCAGAGAGGAGACAACAGGGTGAGATGTCTCAAACTTCCCAGACCACAGCACAACCGGGCTAACTGCTTTCTTCTTTTACGAGGTCATTTTCCTCAGTGACTTTAATTATGGATGCGgtcagagagagcaggagagtcaGGCTCAGTTCTCCTCATTTCCATCCAGTCCACACCTGAGGCAGATCTTTCCTCAGCATAAATGGTTTACATTTTcccacaaacatttcaactaaTCTTTTCCATCTCATGGTGCATCAGGAAATACATGTGGGACAGCGAGTGCCCCTGTAACTGGAGATCCACACTGCCCTCTTGTGGCAGGTTGTGGGATGTGTGTTGGAAACTGCTCAGACTGATCAGTGTGTGACTTGAAGAGCAGGATGGAAGCGGTTTATCACAGGGTTcttgtcctctctgtgtgtcctccAGTATCCCTATGAGACACTGTTTCGCAGTCAGCACTACGCTCTGCTGGACAACGGCTGCAGGGAGTACCTCTTCCTGTCCGACTTCTTCATGGTGGCAGGGAACTCAGCCCTCGACCTCTTCAACAGCATCATGGGAAAAACTCTCAGCATGTTTCTGGTAGGGAGAGGACTTGAGCTGCTGTCAGTTAGGTCAGCTGCTCCGTCTTTTATCTGATGTCATGTCCTCTCGCCCACTGTCTCTGCAGAAGAGCATGTCCACGTACGTGTCCGACTGCTACGACGGCATCGCCATCTTCCTGTGCATCCACATCATTCTGAGGTTCAGAGCCATCACAGCCAAGAGGAACATCCCAGCCCTCAACAAGTCAGTGCTGTCCCTTTAAAGACCAGGATCAGGTTCACTGCActcagcgagtgtgtgtgagattttacagaagcagatgaagacagtgatatgtgtgtgtgtgcgtgtgtgtgtggcaggtaCTGGGAGGCggtgctggagctgctgtggcCGAGGTTTGAACTGATTCTCGAGATGAACATCCACAGCATCCGAAACACAGACCCTCAGAAACTGGGAGTACTGGACACCAGACCGCACTATGTACGTCTCAACACACAGACGaggttttacacacacactcacactcacactctcttcAGGTttttgacagcagtgtgtgtgtgtgtgtttgctgatttCAGATCACTCGTCGTTACGCAGAGTTCTCATCCGCCATCGTCAGCATCAACCAGACGTTCCCCAATGAGAGAACCAACTCTCTGCTGGGACAATtgcaggtaacacacacacacacacacacacacacagtttgcgACGTGTCTGTCACAGACTtaatgtatggagtgttttctTCCAGGTGGAGGTGGAAAATTTTGTGCtgaagatggcagcagagtttCCCTCCAGGAGAGACCAGCTGATCTTCCTCATCAACAACTACGACATGATGC comes from Scatophagus argus isolate fScaArg1 chromosome 17, fScaArg1.pri, whole genome shotgun sequence and encodes:
- the vps52 gene encoding vacuolar protein sorting-associated protein 52 homolog isoform X1 — its product is MAEGTATAVGAGPDVNTAGNPTEIAMAYLQDEKTDGDVTNLNLGELDLTTDEFILDEVDIHIQANLEDDLVKEALKTGVDLRQYSKQVESELQRIEQASIKDYIKESQNIALLHNQITACDSILERMEGMLSGFQSDLSSISSEIQTLQQQSVSMNVRLKNRQAVRSHLSQLVDELVVPGAMISTILDSPVTEQEFLEQLHELNNKINFAKELSFRETLACSDIQDIVDRLKLKAVSKIREFILQKIYSFRKPMTNYQIPQNTLLKYRFFYQFLLANERTVAKEIRDEYVDTMSKIYYSYFKSYSSRLLKVQYEEVADKDDLMGVEDTAKKGFFSKPSLKSRNTIFTLGQRGAILSPAELEGPILVPHTAQRGDNRYPYETLFRSQHYALLDNGCREYLFLSDFFMVAGNSALDLFNSIMGKTLSMFLKSMSTYVSDCYDGIAIFLCIHIILRFRAITAKRNIPALNKYWEAVLELLWPRFELILEMNIHSIRNTDPQKLGVLDTRPHYITRRYAEFSSAIVSINQTFPNERTNSLLGQLQVEVENFVLKMAAEFPSRRDQLIFLINNYDMMLSVLMERAADDSKEVEGFQQLLLARTQEFIEEILSPPFGGMIAFVKEAEALMEKGQLDRLKNEEARITQLVRGFSSTWKQSVESMSQDVMRSFTNFKNGTSIIQGALTQLIQYYHGFHKILNQPTFRSLAVRSELINLHHLMVEVKKHKPNF
- the vps52 gene encoding vacuolar protein sorting-associated protein 52 homolog isoform X3; protein product: MAEGTATAVGAGPDVNTAGNPTEIAMAYLQDEKTDGDVTNLNLGELDLTTDEFILDEVDIHIQANLEDDLVKEALKTGVDLRQYSKQVESELQRIEQASIKDYIKESQNIALLHNQITACDSILERMEGMLSGFQSDLSSISSEIQTLQQQSVSMNVRLKNRQAVRSHLSQLVDELVVPGAMISTILDSPVTEQEFLEQLHELNNKINFAKELSFRETLACSDIQDIVDRLKLKAVSKIREFILQKIYSFRKPMTNYQIPQNTLLKYRFFYQFLLANERTVAKEIRDEYVDTMSKIYYSYFKSYSSRLLKVQYEEVADKDDLMGVEDTAKKGFFSKPSLKSRNTIFTLGQRGAILSPAELEGPILVPHTAQRGDNRYPYETLFRSQHYALLDNGCREYLFLSDFFMVAGNSALDLFNSIMGKTLSMFLKSMSTYVSDCYDGIAIFLCIHIILRFRAITAKRNIPALNKYWEAVLELLWPRFELILEMNIHSIRNTDPQKLGVLDTRPHYITRRYAEFSSAIVSINQTFPNERTNSLLGQLQVEVENFVLKMAAEFPSRRDQLIFLINNYDMMLSVLMERAADDSKEVEGFQQLLLARTQEFIEEILSPPFGGMIAFVKEAEALMEKGQLDRLKNEEV
- the vps52 gene encoding vacuolar protein sorting-associated protein 52 homolog isoform X2, whose protein sequence is MAEGTATAVGAGPDVNTAGNPTEIAMAYLQDETDGDVTNLNLGELDLTTDEFILDEVDIHIQANLEDDLVKEALKTGVDLRQYSKQVESELQRIEQASIKDYIKESQNIALLHNQITACDSILERMEGMLSGFQSDLSSISSEIQTLQQQSVSMNVRLKNRQAVRSHLSQLVDELVVPGAMISTILDSPVTEQEFLEQLHELNNKINFAKELSFRETLACSDIQDIVDRLKLKAVSKIREFILQKIYSFRKPMTNYQIPQNTLLKYRFFYQFLLANERTVAKEIRDEYVDTMSKIYYSYFKSYSSRLLKVQYEEVADKDDLMGVEDTAKKGFFSKPSLKSRNTIFTLGQRGAILSPAELEGPILVPHTAQRGDNRYPYETLFRSQHYALLDNGCREYLFLSDFFMVAGNSALDLFNSIMGKTLSMFLKSMSTYVSDCYDGIAIFLCIHIILRFRAITAKRNIPALNKYWEAVLELLWPRFELILEMNIHSIRNTDPQKLGVLDTRPHYITRRYAEFSSAIVSINQTFPNERTNSLLGQLQVEVENFVLKMAAEFPSRRDQLIFLINNYDMMLSVLMERAADDSKEVEGFQQLLLARTQEFIEEILSPPFGGMIAFVKEAEALMEKGQLDRLKNEEARITQLVRGFSSTWKQSVESMSQDVMRSFTNFKNGTSIIQGALTQLIQYYHGFHKILNQPTFRSLAVRSELINLHHLMVEVKKHKPNF